One genomic window of Borreliella burgdorferi B31 includes the following:
- a CDS encoding YigZ family protein codes for MMFVPKNNSNSKIEIKKSIFVSYIFNIEKKDDINKTIKKYKIKFKNATHVVYGFRIGNKNSFLNGMSDDREPNLTAGKPTLDAIIHNNLTDTLIITLRYFGGTLLGRGGLIKAYYKSAKEVINNTSIMEKEELEILSLNLTYNQYNSLLKMKNKLEIEIIDSNFSNKINTSIKFKTKNKQKISEFFIENGLIQEILKFNKE; via the coding sequence ATGATGTTTGTGCCAAAAAACAATAGTAATTCTAAAATTGAAATAAAGAAATCCATCTTTGTTTCATATATTTTTAATATTGAAAAAAAAGACGATATAAATAAAACTATTAAAAAATACAAAATAAAATTTAAAAATGCTACGCATGTGGTTTATGGATTTAGAATCGGAAACAAAAACTCATTTCTAAATGGAATGAGTGATGATCGAGAACCTAATTTAACAGCTGGAAAGCCCACATTGGATGCCATAATACATAACAATTTAACCGATACTTTAATAATCACATTGCGATATTTTGGAGGCACTTTACTTGGTAGAGGGGGATTAATCAAAGCGTATTACAAGTCTGCCAAAGAAGTTATTAATAATACATCTATAATGGAAAAAGAGGAATTAGAAATTTTAAGCTTAAATTTAACTTACAACCAATACAATTCATTATTAAAAATGAAAAATAAACTTGAAATAGAAATAATAGATTCAAACTTTTCAAACAAAATAAACACTTCAATTAAATTCAAAACAAAAAATAAACAAAAAATATCGGAATTTTTTATAGAAAATGGCTTAATTCAAGAAATCTTAAAGTTTAATAAAGAATAA
- a CDS encoding ParA family protein codes for MKIISVINQKGGVGKTTSAINISYSMTLLNKKILLIDIDSQGNSTSGTNTSKHIAEKSSYELINKKIKVKPLNHFGLDIIPSSIKLALLEKELINELSRENFLKNALTLYEKDKYDFIIIDCPPTLSILTINALIASNYLLIPIETEFFAFEGINQLIDTITTVKQINKNLEIAGVFINKYDIRNKSKEKYVSSLKKVFKEKLLNTKIRKNITISKSQEAKMPVYEYDKESNAAKDFLELSKEIINKIKE; via the coding sequence ATGAAAATAATATCTGTAATCAATCAAAAAGGAGGCGTAGGAAAAACCACAAGCGCCATTAATATTTCTTATTCAATGACCCTGCTTAATAAAAAAATTCTTCTAATAGATATTGATTCGCAAGGAAACTCTACTAGCGGCACAAATACCTCAAAGCATATAGCCGAAAAATCAAGCTATGAACTTATTAACAAAAAAATAAAGGTCAAACCTTTAAATCATTTTGGATTAGACATAATTCCTTCTAGCATTAAATTAGCTTTGCTTGAAAAAGAATTAATAAATGAACTTTCAAGAGAAAATTTTTTAAAAAATGCATTAACACTGTATGAAAAAGACAAATATGATTTTATTATTATCGACTGCCCCCCTACACTTTCAATATTAACTATAAATGCACTTATTGCAAGCAATTACTTGTTAATACCAATTGAAACGGAATTTTTTGCATTTGAAGGCATAAATCAACTAATAGATACAATAACTACTGTAAAGCAAATAAATAAAAATTTAGAGATTGCGGGTGTTTTTATAAATAAATACGACATAAGGAACAAAAGTAAAGAAAAATATGTAAGCTCGCTAAAAAAAGTTTTTAAAGAAAAGCTTTTAAATACAAAAATAAGGAAAAATATAACTATCTCAAAATCTCAAGAAGCAAAAATGCCTGTATATGAATATGACAAGGAAAGCAATGCTGCAAAAGATTTTTTAGAGCTCTCAAAAGAGATAATAAACAAAATTAAGGAATAG
- a CDS encoding ParB/RepB/Spo0J family partition protein: protein MDGVFKMIDIHLLDIDNDQPRKSVSLVELEELSISIKENGILQPLIVCKANDRYKIIVGERRFRAAKLIQLTNIPVIEVDIKESCKDFMPLVENIQRENFTPVEEAYAYKNIMNKYSLTQKDLSEKIGKSRTYISNLVRILDLEQEILNAIHRKEISFGHAKVILSLKDRQDRYNLYLIILKKKFSVRDAEKYVKNFSKSIVKKRELEQDPFLNNIKEFLFDKIQTKIDIKGNQNKGKIEIEYFTAGDLKRIVSLFGHSS, encoded by the coding sequence ATGGATGGAGTTTTTAAAATGATAGATATTCATCTTTTAGATATTGATAATGATCAGCCAAGGAAATCTGTTAGTCTTGTTGAATTAGAAGAGCTAAGCATTTCTATAAAAGAAAATGGAATTTTGCAACCTTTAATTGTTTGTAAAGCAAATGATAGATATAAAATAATAGTAGGAGAAAGAAGGTTTAGGGCTGCTAAACTTATTCAGTTGACAAATATTCCTGTCATAGAGGTTGACATAAAAGAATCCTGTAAAGATTTTATGCCCTTGGTTGAAAATATTCAAAGAGAAAATTTTACTCCTGTTGAAGAGGCTTATGCCTATAAAAATATAATGAATAAATATTCGTTAACTCAAAAGGATTTATCTGAAAAAATTGGTAAAAGCAGGACCTATATTTCAAATTTAGTTAGAATTTTAGATCTTGAGCAAGAAATATTAAATGCAATACATAGAAAAGAAATTTCTTTTGGGCATGCTAAAGTTATTTTATCCTTAAAAGACAGGCAAGACAGGTATAATCTTTATTTAATTATACTTAAAAAAAAATTTTCTGTAAGGGATGCAGAAAAATATGTTAAAAATTTTTCCAAATCCATAGTAAAAAAAAGAGAGCTAGAACAAGATCCTTTTTTAAATAATATAAAAGAATTTCTATTTGATAAAATCCAAACAAAAATAGATATCAAAGGGAATCAAAATAAAGGCAAAATAGAGATAGAGTATTTTACTGCTGGCGATTTAAAAAGGATTGTTTCCCTTTTTGGTCATAGTAGCTAA